The following proteins are co-located in the Gemmatimonadales bacterium genome:
- a CDS encoding Glu/Leu/Phe/Val dehydrogenase, which yields MSTVIPPSTPIIRPDKDTFLNEENPFEAMMSRFDYAAERLSLDPGLYKVLRSPEKQIIVSIPLLKDNGEVDVYTGYRVLYNTARGPAKGGIRFDLAVTLDEVKALAAWMTWKCAVVNIPFGGSKGGVVCDPTSLSISELERVTRRYTAAIIEVLGPDSDVPAPDVNTNERVMAWIMDTYSMHKRHTVTSVVTGKPVAMGGSLGRREATGRGCMIVTREALKRHNLPIEGTRVAVQGFGNVGSTAAQLMEDAGMRVVAVSDKNGGLYNAKGLKVRELVQHVRQGKPLKDYLNAERISNADLLTCDCDVLVPAALENVITRHNARDIKARIICEGANGPTTANADRILDEKGVFVIPDILANAGGVTVSYFEWVQDRGGYFWDEDTVNQRLERIMVESFDEVAGMAARHGTNLRIGAYMVGIERVAAVHRLRGMYA from the coding sequence ATGAGCACCGTCATTCCGCCGAGCACCCCGATCATCCGTCCCGACAAGGACACCTTTCTCAACGAGGAGAATCCGTTCGAGGCGATGATGTCGCGCTTCGACTACGCGGCCGAGCGGTTGAGCCTCGACCCGGGACTCTACAAGGTGCTCCGGAGCCCGGAGAAGCAGATCATCGTGTCCATCCCGCTCCTGAAGGACAACGGCGAGGTGGACGTATACACCGGGTACCGGGTCCTCTACAACACGGCGCGCGGGCCGGCCAAGGGCGGCATCCGGTTCGACCTGGCCGTGACGCTCGACGAGGTGAAGGCGCTCGCGGCGTGGATGACGTGGAAGTGCGCGGTGGTCAACATTCCCTTCGGCGGCTCCAAGGGCGGCGTGGTGTGCGACCCGACGAGCCTCAGCATCTCGGAGCTCGAGCGGGTGACTCGCCGCTACACCGCGGCCATCATCGAGGTGCTCGGCCCCGATTCCGATGTCCCCGCCCCCGACGTGAACACCAACGAGCGGGTGATGGCATGGATCATGGACACGTACTCGATGCACAAGCGGCACACGGTGACGTCGGTCGTCACCGGCAAGCCGGTGGCCATGGGCGGCTCGCTCGGGCGTCGTGAGGCCACGGGCCGCGGCTGCATGATCGTGACCCGCGAGGCGCTCAAGCGGCACAACCTGCCGATCGAGGGGACCCGGGTGGCAGTGCAGGGGTTCGGCAACGTCGGGTCGACCGCGGCCCAGCTCATGGAAGACGCGGGGATGCGGGTGGTCGCCGTGAGCGACAAGAACGGCGGCCTCTACAACGCCAAGGGGCTCAAGGTGCGGGAGCTGGTGCAGCACGTCCGCCAGGGCAAACCGCTCAAGGACTACCTGAACGCCGAACGGATTAGCAATGCCGATCTCCTCACCTGCGATTGTGACGTTCTGGTGCCCGCCGCGCTGGAGAACGTGATCACCCGCCACAACGCGCGCGACATCAAGGCGCGGATCATCTGCGAGGGGGCCAACGGGCCGACCACGGCCAACGCCGACCGGATCCTGGACGAGAAGGGCGTCTTCGTGATCCCCGACATCCTGGCCAACGCGGGTGGCGTCACAGTGAGCTACTTCGAGTGGGTGCAGGATCGCGGCGGTTACTTCTGGGACGAGGACACGGTGAACCAGCGCCTCGAGCGAATCATGGTGGAGTCCTTCGACGAAGTCGCCGGCATGGCCGCGCGCCACGGGACGAATCTGCGGATCGGGGCGTACATGGTGGGGATAGAACGAGTGGCGGCGGTACACAGGCTAAGAGGGATGTATGCGTGA
- the bamA gene encoding outer membrane protein assembly factor BamA, translated as MRLRSFALAVLALGLGRAASLPAQVPAQAPPPIDSIAVEGNARVSDAQIISNSGLAVHQRPNYRDIQRAITAIFGTGQFDDVTVEQHNVGGKLVLAIRVKERPLLDGWSLKGVERLPENNVRDQVRIGAGGPLDRAAVERSRAAIDSLYKRQGYYAAQVKVETLAQDSGHVRVVFDVAEGRRVAVSEVQIDGNRAFSDGQVVKHMATRPEGFWWFRKGEYSERKLDEDLRDRLPRWYAEHGYIDFQALGDSLVPDTTTGKAVLHVKVDEGQRFQVGTFDVQGNRRFSSEELKVYYPFAAGEPFDRTAWDDATQRLQDLYANNGYIYAHIVPTETRRTGSDGQPTLDLAWQIQEGQPATINKIDIVGNDVTHERIIREAIVLLPGDLFNRELLIRSYQNISNLNFFQQPLPAPDVKPAGNGVDVDIVFRVEEKRTGNINFGASLGQGTGVGGFLGLEEPNLFGKGKRARLQWQFGANINDFNLSYTDPSIRASRVSGTLSVFDSRQTFIIGDLGRRKQIGANLQLGIPFFGSRYTRVFASYGIQRIKFDEGSEDLRARFSCNNCTRSTLGMSVLRDTRIGLPFPTAGTYFNVGGELNGGVLGGTGNYRKLDLEGRWYAPLGTLGGNGQLGQGVQFVLGLTAKSGFIFGDAGPFFTELYSMGGVQFGIPLRGYNEFSITPDGYDPNANSGTASVNAFGKSYAAFTVEAGARISGALYVNTFLDAGNVYRTPRQYDPTRLFRGAGFGAAVVSPLGPLGIDIGYGFDKTDQSGKPAPGWELHFRLGNFF; from the coding sequence ATGCGGCTTCGTTCCTTCGCGCTCGCCGTCCTGGCTCTCGGTTTGGGCAGGGCGGCTTCCCTCCCCGCACAGGTTCCAGCGCAGGCGCCCCCGCCCATCGACAGCATCGCCGTCGAGGGCAATGCGCGCGTGAGCGATGCCCAGATCATCTCCAACTCGGGGCTCGCCGTTCACCAGCGGCCCAACTACCGCGACATCCAGCGCGCCATCACCGCGATCTTCGGCACCGGGCAGTTCGACGACGTGACGGTGGAGCAGCACAACGTCGGCGGGAAGCTGGTGCTCGCCATTCGGGTCAAGGAGCGGCCGCTCCTTGACGGGTGGTCGCTCAAAGGCGTCGAGCGGCTTCCCGAGAACAACGTGCGTGACCAGGTGCGCATCGGAGCCGGCGGGCCGCTCGACCGTGCGGCGGTGGAGCGCTCGCGCGCGGCGATCGATTCGCTCTACAAGCGCCAGGGCTACTACGCCGCGCAGGTCAAGGTCGAAACCCTGGCGCAGGATTCGGGGCACGTGCGCGTGGTATTCGACGTCGCCGAGGGGCGGCGCGTGGCGGTGAGTGAGGTGCAGATCGACGGCAATCGCGCGTTCTCGGACGGGCAGGTGGTGAAGCATATGGCGACCCGACCCGAGGGCTTCTGGTGGTTCCGCAAGGGCGAGTACAGCGAGCGAAAGCTCGACGAAGATCTGCGCGACCGGCTGCCCCGCTGGTACGCCGAGCACGGCTACATCGACTTCCAGGCGCTGGGTGACTCGCTGGTGCCGGACACGACAACCGGCAAGGCCGTGCTCCACGTGAAGGTCGACGAAGGCCAGCGCTTCCAGGTGGGGACGTTCGACGTCCAGGGTAATCGCCGCTTCTCGAGCGAGGAGTTGAAGGTCTACTACCCCTTTGCCGCCGGCGAGCCGTTCGACCGCACCGCGTGGGACGATGCGACCCAGCGCCTGCAGGACCTCTACGCCAACAACGGCTACATCTACGCCCACATCGTCCCGACCGAGACGCGGCGCACGGGCTCCGACGGGCAGCCGACGCTCGACCTGGCATGGCAGATCCAGGAGGGGCAACCGGCGACGATCAACAAGATCGACATCGTCGGCAACGATGTGACCCACGAGCGGATCATCCGCGAGGCAATCGTCCTCCTGCCGGGCGACCTGTTCAATCGCGAGCTGCTGATCCGCTCCTATCAGAACATCAGCAACCTCAACTTCTTCCAGCAGCCGCTGCCGGCGCCCGACGTGAAGCCGGCGGGCAACGGCGTCGACGTCGACATCGTCTTCCGGGTCGAGGAGAAGCGCACCGGCAACATCAACTTCGGTGCCTCGCTCGGGCAGGGCACCGGGGTGGGCGGCTTTCTGGGCCTGGAGGAGCCGAATCTCTTCGGCAAGGGCAAGCGCGCCCGCCTTCAGTGGCAATTCGGCGCGAACATCAACGACTTCAACCTGAGCTACACCGACCCGTCCATCCGCGCCTCGCGGGTCTCGGGCACCCTCTCGGTGTTCGACTCCCGCCAGACGTTCATCATCGGCGACCTCGGGCGCCGCAAGCAGATCGGTGCCAACCTGCAGCTCGGCATTCCGTTCTTCGGCTCTCGGTATACCCGGGTGTTCGCCTCGTATGGTATCCAGCGGATCAAGTTCGACGAGGGGTCGGAAGATCTGCGCGCGCGCTTCTCGTGCAACAACTGCACGCGTTCCACGCTCGGCATGAGCGTGCTCCGGGACACCCGGATCGGGCTGCCGTTCCCCACGGCGGGCACCTACTTCAACGTGGGCGGCGAGCTCAATGGCGGCGTGCTGGGGGGCACGGGCAACTACCGCAAACTCGATCTTGAGGGCCGCTGGTACGCGCCGCTCGGCACGCTCGGTGGCAACGGCCAGCTCGGCCAGGGCGTGCAATTCGTCCTCGGGCTGACCGCCAAGTCGGGGTTCATCTTCGGGGACGCCGGGCCTTTCTTTACGGAGCTATATTCCATGGGCGGTGTCCAGTTCGGCATTCCGCTCAGGGGATACAACGAGTTTTCGATCACGCCGGACGGCTATGACCCGAACGCCAACTCCGGCACGGCGAGCGTCAATGCGTTCGGCAAGTCGTATGCGGCGTTTACGGTGGAGGCGGGCGCCCGCATCAGCGGCGCGCTGTACGTCAACACGTTCCTGGACGCGGGCAACGTGTACCGCACGCCGCGCCAGTACGACCCCACGCGGCTCTTCCGCGGCGCCGGGTTCGGCGCGGCCGTCGTGTCGCCCCTCGGGCCGCTCGGGATCGATATAGGATACGGTTTCGACAAGACGGACCAGTCGGGCAAGCCGGCGCCGGGATGGGAGCTTCACTTCCGGCTCGGGAACTTCTTCTGA
- a CDS encoding tetraacyldisaccharide 4'-kinase encodes MRLALIPASGLWRGAMAARAQAYARGWRPVRDLPLPSVGVGNLTLGASGKMAVASWVAAHYAARGCKPAILVPGAADDEVALRQHRAPSALIVADRDLPTCADRALAGGAEVLVLDDAYQRLDVRRDLNLAVVSAETAHAVRWGLPAGPWREGWAALARADAAVITRKRAPREAAEAAARDVARRVPGPVAVARLAMDHLEGLVSGASHPAAFLAGKRVVAATRSADPDAFVAQAKATGAAVQVATWRGAPDFRDEDVAWLAHATRRADHVVITERDAARLRDRWPNRVAEPLVAVLALEWEQGASDIVAALDAVITPVERL; translated from the coding sequence GTGAGGCTCGCGCTGATCCCGGCGTCGGGCCTCTGGCGCGGCGCGATGGCGGCGCGGGCCCAAGCCTACGCCCGCGGATGGCGGCCGGTGCGCGATCTGCCACTCCCGTCGGTGGGCGTCGGCAATCTCACCCTGGGCGCCTCGGGAAAGATGGCGGTCGCGAGCTGGGTGGCCGCGCATTATGCCGCGCGCGGGTGCAAGCCCGCCATCCTGGTGCCGGGCGCGGCAGATGACGAGGTTGCGCTCAGACAGCATCGTGCGCCGTCGGCGCTCATCGTCGCCGACCGCGATCTCCCGACCTGCGCCGACCGGGCCCTCGCTGGCGGAGCCGAGGTCCTCGTCCTCGACGATGCCTACCAGCGGCTCGACGTCCGGCGCGATCTCAACCTCGCCGTCGTGAGCGCTGAGACGGCGCACGCAGTACGCTGGGGACTGCCGGCCGGCCCCTGGCGCGAGGGCTGGGCAGCGCTGGCGCGCGCTGATGCCGCGGTCATAACCCGGAAGCGCGCTCCGCGCGAGGCAGCGGAAGCCGCCGCGCGGGATGTCGCGAGGCGGGTGCCGGGGCCGGTGGCCGTGGCGCGGCTCGCGATGGATCACCTCGAAGGATTGGTGAGCGGCGCCAGCCACCCGGCCGCCTTCCTTGCCGGTAAGCGCGTCGTGGCCGCGACCCGCTCGGCCGACCCGGACGCCTTCGTCGCGCAGGCCAAGGCGACGGGTGCGGCGGTCCAGGTGGCCACCTGGCGCGGCGCACCCGACTTTCGCGACGAGGACGTGGCCTGGCTGGCCCATGCGACCCGCCGCGCGGACCACGTCGTCATCACCGAGCGGGATGCCGCCCGGCTGCGCGACCGTTGGCCCAACCGGGTGGCCGAGCCGCTGGTCGCCGTGCTGGCGCTCGAGTGGGAGCAGGGCGCGAGCGACATCGTCGCGGCGCTCGACGCCGTCATCACACCCGTCGAACGGCTCTGA
- the fabZ gene encoding 3-hydroxyacyl-ACP dehydratase FabZ, with translation MTMDIERILTVLPHRYPLLLVDRIVSVEGTTRIVGLKNVTFNEPFFQGHFPGNPIMPGVLIVEAMAQVGGCLMLGSMERPDTKAVYLAGLDGVRFRRPVRPGDQLRLEVEVLQARGGTCRMKGTASVDGQRAAEAEILAQVADRPTAARPSSGHPGGAAR, from the coding sequence ATGACGATGGACATCGAGCGGATTCTCACGGTGCTGCCGCACCGCTACCCGCTTCTGCTCGTCGACCGGATCGTCAGCGTCGAGGGCACCACGCGCATCGTGGGGCTCAAGAACGTCACGTTCAACGAGCCCTTCTTCCAGGGCCATTTTCCCGGTAACCCGATCATGCCCGGGGTCCTCATCGTCGAGGCCATGGCGCAGGTGGGTGGCTGCCTCATGCTGGGCAGCATGGAGCGGCCGGACACGAAGGCGGTTTACCTGGCCGGGCTGGATGGCGTCCGGTTTCGGCGGCCTGTGCGCCCCGGCGACCAGCTGCGACTCGAGGTCGAGGTGCTCCAGGCGCGGGGCGGCACCTGCCGCATGAAGGGCACCGCCTCGGTGGACGGCCAGCGCGCGGCCGAGGCGGAGATTCTTGCGCAAGTGGCAGATCGGCCGACCGCTGCCCGGCCGAGCTCGGGACATCCCGGTGGCGCGGCGCGGTGA
- a CDS encoding OmpH family outer membrane protein produces MMLAVRATWAGLAVALVAGSASTATAQQRPAKPAPQKAAATPAAGGESTRIGFVNIQAILKQSPGYAKAESTFSKELDGYRAELQKLQANLDSAAQDFEAQSAVMNPSQRTAKRKDLEAEQEKLQQRNQELQQTAAKRERELLDPIQARVNSVIEGIRAAGNYAIIFDVSAPGNGIVTGDKSLDLTQRVLDQLQSSK; encoded by the coding sequence ATGATGCTTGCCGTCCGAGCGACCTGGGCAGGGCTCGCGGTCGCGCTGGTCGCCGGGTCCGCCAGCACCGCCACCGCGCAGCAGCGCCCCGCCAAGCCGGCACCGCAGAAGGCCGCGGCGACGCCCGCCGCCGGCGGCGAGAGCACGCGGATCGGGTTCGTCAACATCCAGGCGATCCTTAAGCAGTCGCCCGGCTACGCCAAGGCCGAGTCGACGTTCTCCAAGGAGCTCGACGGATACCGGGCCGAGCTGCAGAAGCTGCAGGCGAATCTGGATTCCGCGGCGCAGGACTTCGAGGCGCAGTCGGCCGTGATGAATCCGAGCCAGCGCACTGCCAAGCGGAAGGACCTGGAGGCCGAGCAGGAGAAGCTGCAGCAGCGCAACCAGGAGCTGCAGCAGACGGCGGCCAAGCGGGAGCGCGAGCTGCTCGACCCGATCCAGGCCCGGGTGAACAGCGTCATCGAGGGCATCCGTGCGGCGGGCAATTACGCGATCATCTTCGACGTGAGCGCGCCGGGCAACGGCATCGTAACGGGTGACAAATCCCTCGATCTCACGCAGCGCGTGCTGGATCAGCTCCAATCCTCGAAATAG